A stretch of the Panicum virgatum strain AP13 chromosome 9N, P.virgatum_v5, whole genome shotgun sequence genome encodes the following:
- the LOC120690286 gene encoding neutral/alkaline invertase 1, mitochondrial-like, translating into MAAAAISHLRRGAQRHALLCLSLSRRRFSSSAASPLAAAARRLLSTTVDAGTSSSGEHYKPPPFDPFRAATLSPSAPPLESPRIEDEPPSSPPPPEEAVASEAAHEQATLACQEVELEGLKAGVEAVKSREESPEEKEAWWLLGRAVVNYCGSAVGTLAANDPSTSQMLNYDQVFIRDFVPSAIAFFLKGESEIVKNFLLHTLQLQSWEKTMDCYSPGQGLMPASFKVRSVPLDGNSEAFEEVLDPDFGESAIGRVAPVDSGLWWIILLRAYGKITGDYALQERVDVQTGIRLILNLCLSDGFDMFPTLLVTDGSCMIDRRMGIHGHPLEIQALFYSALRCAREMIGVNDGSKNLIRAINNRLSALSFHIREYYWVDMKKINEIYRYKTEEYSHDAINKFNIYPEQIPSWLADWIPVRGGYLIGNLQPAHMDFRFFSLGNLWAIVSSLATQRQAEGILNLIEAKWDDIVANMPLKICYPALEYEEWRIITGSDPKNTPWSYHNGGSWPTLLWQFTLACIKMGRRDLARKAVEVAEKRLSDDKWPEYYDTRTGRFIGKQSRLYQTWTIAGYLSSKMLLDCPEMASILICDEDFELLEGCACSLNKSARTKCSRRAAKSQVLV; encoded by the exons atggcggccgccgccatctcccacctccgccgcggcgcgcagcgCCACGCGCTGCTATGCCTATCGctctcgcgccgccgcttctcctcctccgcggcgtccccgctcgccgcggccgcgcgccggctcCTCTCCACGACGGTGGACGCCGGCACGTCCTCGTCTGGGGAGCACTACAAGCCGCCGCCCTTCGACCCcttccgcgccgccaccctctcgccctcggcgccgccgctggagtcGCCCCGGATCGAGGATGAGCCGCccagcagcccgccgccgcctgaggAGGCGGTCGCTTCCGAGGCTGCGCACGAGCAGGCGACGCTGGCGTGCCAGGAGGTGGAGCTCGAGGGACTCAAGGCGGGGGTGGAGGCGGTGAAGAGCAGGGAGGAGTCGCCGGAGGAGAAGGAGGCGTGGTGGTTGCTCGGCCGCGCGGTCGTCAACTACTGCGGCAGCGCCGTGGGGACTCTGGCCGCGAACGACCCGTCCACCAGCCAGATGCTCAATTACGATCAGGTGTTCATCAGAGACTTCGTACCGTCGGCAATCGCCTTCTTTCTCAAGGGGGAAAGCGAAATTGTGAAGAACTTCCTGCTCCACACCTTGCAGCTCCAG AGTTGGGAGAAGACCATGGATTGCTATAGCCCTGGTCAGGGGTTGATGCCTGCAAGTTTCAAAGTTAGATCCGTGCCTTTAGATGGAAATAGTGAAGCATTTGAGGAGGTTCTTGACCCTGATTTTGGAGAGTCAGCCATTGGGCGTGTAGCGCCAGTTGACTCTG GTCTTTGGTGGATAATCCTGTTGAGGGCATATGGCAAAATTACTGGAGACTATGCTCTACAAGAAAGGGTTGATGTGCAAACAGGCATCAGGCTAATACTGAATTTGTGCTTGTCTGATGGATTTGACATGTTTCCTACATTGCTAGTAACTGATGGATCGTGTATGATTGATCGGCGGATGGGAATCCACGGGCATCCTCTTGAGATCCAG GCTCTGTTCTATTCTGCTTTGCGCTGTGCTCGAGAAATGATCGGTGTAAATGATGGATCAAAGAACTTGATCCGTGCTATTAACAATAGGCTCAGTGCTCTGTCATTTCACATCAGAGAGTATTATTGGGTTGATATGAAGAAGATAAACGAGATTTATCGCTACAAGACTGAGGAGTACTCCCATGATGCTATCAACAAGTTCAACATCTACCCAGAGCAGATTCCTTCTTGGCTTGCAGACTGGATTCCTGTGAGAGGTGGTTACCTTATAGGCAATCTGCAGCCAGCTCACATGGATTTTAGGTTTTTCTCTCTTGGGAATCTCTGGGCGATTGTCTCATCTCTTGCTACCCAAAGGCAAGCAGAGGGTATTCTGAATCTCATTGAAGCCAAATGGGATGACATAGTGGCCAATATGCCTCTCAAAATATGCTACCCTGCACTAGAGTACGAGGAATGGCGTATCATCACCGGCAGTGATCCCAAAAACAC GCCCTGGTCGTATCATAATGGTGGATCTTGGCCTACATTGTTATGGCAG TTCACCCTAGCTTGTATCAAGATGGGTAGGCGTGACTTAGCACGGAAGGCAGTTGAAGTGGCAGAAAAGAGGCTCTCAGATGACAAGTGGCCGGAGTATTATGACACCAGGACAGGAAGATTTATTGGGAAACAATCCCGGCTATATCAGACTTGGACCATTGCTGGTTATCTTAGCTCCAAAATGTTGTTGGACTGTCCCGAGATGGCATCCATACTAATATGTGATGAAGACTTCGAGCTGCTGGAAGGTTGTGCTTGCAGTCTGAACAAGAGTGCTCGCACCAAATGCTCACGTCGTGCGGCCAAGTCACAGGTCCTTGTGTAG
- the LOC120691963 gene encoding nifU-like protein 1, chloroplastic, producing MEASLTAAAVSLPPPRIRLRIAKPSPLPPPRRLQFGTSKIRTSGTRSCVAAASASTPPAPGGGLYSAATYELTAENVDRVLDDVRPYLIADGGNVTVVSVEDGVISLKLEGACGSCPSSTTTMNMGIERVLKEKFGDAFKEIRQVLDGDQPPAETTPEAVNRHLDILRPAIANYGGSVDVLAVDGEDCLVKYDGPESIGSGIKAAIKEKFPDITNVVFTQ from the exons ATGGAGGCGTcgctgaccgccgccgccgtctcgttGCCTCCGCCGCGAATCCGCCTCCGAATCGCCAAACCGAGTCCACTCCCACCCCCTCGGCGGCTCCAATTTGGAACCTCCAAGATCCGGACCTCCGGCACGCGGTCATGCGTGGCTGCGGCTTCCGCATCCACGCCACCGGCGCCGGGAGGCGGCCTGTACTCGGCGGCGACCTACGAGCTGACGGCGGAAAACGTCGACCGCGTCCTGGACGACGTGCGCCCGTACCTCATCGCTGATGGCGGCAACGTCACCGTCGTGTCCGTCGAGGACGGCGTCATCTCCCTCAAGCTCGAAG GAGCGTGCGGCAGCTGCCCCagctcgacgacgacgatgaatATGGGCATCGAGCGCGTGCTCAAGGAGAAGTTCGGCGACGCTTTCAAGGAAATCCGTCAGGTGTTGGACGGGGATCAACCACCGGCGGAGACGACGCCCGAG GCGGTGAACCGACACCTGGACATACTGCGGCCGGCGATCGCGAACTACGGCGGGAGCGTTGATGTGCTGGCCGTCGACGGCGAGGACTGCCTGGTGAAGTACGACGGGCCAGAGTCCATCGGGAGCGGCATCAAGGCTGCCATCAAAGAGAAATTCCCGGACATCACCAACGTGGTATTCACCCAGTAG